AAGTCTCTGTTTTTTACAGATtgtccattagaatataagtccTTTGAAGGCTAAGCACTCCCTCTTAACAAAAAATCTGGTATCTAGaagcaataataaatatttgctgattgagaAATAGATAACCAagtggtgcagcagatagagccccagccctgaagtcaggaggacctgagttcaaatctgccctcagacacttaacacttcctagctgtgtgaccctgggcaagtcacttaaccccaattgtctcaccaaaaaaaaaaaaaaaaaaaaaaaaaaaaagaaataggtaacTGGCAagtgaataggaaaagaaagtgaatcCATATgttttttgctctttccttcGCTCATCAGGACCGCATTTTCTTCATGATCTCTTTCCAGACTGTGTTTGTGTCTTGACTTTTGGAGTGGGAATCCCAATATCCCCCTGTCTTTCAGAGAAGGAACTCATTGTGGAGAGCAAAACCTTCGGGATTCAGCACTGGAGACACGTGAGTCTGGTGGCCTCTGCCTTTTCTTGCTTTGTTTCTTTGCTGTGCTTGATTGCTATGTGCTCCAGAACATTAACTCAAATGGATTCCAAAAAAGGTGGTAACAGGCAAGCTCTGTGATGGCCCAAAGTCCCTGAGttaggaggtcctgagttcagctgcgacctcaggcacttaacaatGGGGCAAGTCACATCACCCTTTCATCATCTctataatgagctggagaaggaaatggcaaaccatcccagtacttttctgtcaagaaaatcacaaatggagtcacaaaaagtcaggcTCAATTATCACAATCAcaaaaataagagcaataataTCAGGAAAAGGGTGGCTATACATCACATTTTTATGTGATTTGCAGTTGTTGGAATATGTTTCAGAGGGCTGCTGATGTTCGGGGTCAAGGATCATAGAAAGCTTGGGTAGAAAGTTTCATCTGGACTGCAGCTATCTCTAAAGACAaatcagttttcatttttgaggGGTGCAGGGACCTGAGCAGGTGCATGGGGAGGCTAGTCCACAAGGACCAATCGGTTTGTCTCTTTGACCCGTGTCCCCTCCCCCAGGAAGACAAACTTGGGGCTGCCCCAATACAGAAGCAGCTTATTCCTGGGAAGGACTTATTCTTGGGAGCTGCTGGGAGTGGAGAAGTTTGTGTCCACATGTCCTTTAGCTTTTGGACATGGGCACTAGAGTCTGTCctgtccttttttccccatttttccagccctcttccccttctctccattcaatCCTTCTCCCCCAAGGCTTCTTTGCAGATGTCAGAGATCCAGCATCCATTCATAAACTCTTAGACAAGAGCTAGAAAGGGAGCTCAGAGGCCATCAAAACCAAATCTATTGTATATATGGGGAAATTCTGTCCCAAGAGGTTCAAATTACTTACCGAAAGTCACATGTCAGAGagatttgaagtcaaatcttctgactccagagttagtgcttttttaaacaattttttaaaattttatttattttttcacttaaaattttccccagttacatgtcaaaCAACGTTtcttttggttatacatgtacatttattttttaaaaaatatttacatatgaatcatgttgggagaaaaaaatcagaacttaaGGGAAACCACAAGGTAGTGCTTTTTTCTCTGGAAAACATCACTTCCCTTACCAATGCCTTCTCCCTTTGCCCATCTCTACTGAGATCTTACCCATTTTTCCGAGGTATCCCTTCCCAGCAGTACTAGGAGCACACTCATGCCCCGGGGGAGAACAACCATGGTTTCTTGGCCAAGAATTTCAACAATGATTGTTGTTCCCAGGCTAGGGGTTAGggagcagctgggtggctcagaCATGGCAAGAATGGGGGATGGGAAGACTTGGGAGAAATAGGAGCCTTCAGCTCTATGGGATATACAGAACCCTACAGGTGAGAGACTGGGACCCAAGAACTTTGCCACTAATGAGACCTTCAGGCAAACCAGCTGGCTTTCCATGCCTCAATTTGTTCCTCCATAAAACAAGGGTGTTGGATCTGGATGGTCTGTGATTTCCTTCATCTTGGATGATCATTAGTATATATATCattgtggtatagtggatagagtgaaatcaggaaaattgTTCAGCCATGtctaactctccatgaccccatttggggttttcttggcaaaggtactgaaatgtttgccatttccttctccaggtcattttacagatggggaaactgaggcacacagagttaaatgacttgtccagggtcttacacagctaataaatatgaatttgaactcgggaagatgattcttccttaCCCCAgatctatctattgtgccatgcAAAAGAcgtggattcaaatcttgcctttgacacTAGCTGCTGACCATGGACAAATCCCTTAATGTCTCTAAACCTCAGgcaaagaaagtagaaatgaaatatttcagtCTTAAACTCTGCATGGATATTCCCACATTGATAAAATCTGTGTATTTTAAGGGTATGGCTAATTATAGGTATTGGAAATCCCCCCAAAGATATAATAATACAATGTTTTCACTTAACCAAATGATTTCCCTGTGGATTATCTAATGTGATCTTTATAACAAAAAGGTATGATTATTTCCATTGTACATATGAGCAAAGAGAGGCTGATAAAGATCACAGTCTATGCCCAAAGTCATATACCTAGAATGATGGAGCTGGAACTAGTGTAAAACTAGTTCTAGATTCTGttctagtacttttttttttttaaataaaaggtgtttttttttttttttatgctttttacaCTGTTGTCATTGTCCAATAACAGTGTTCTTAAGACTCTCTCTTGTagcaaaggaataaaaataaacaaaaagccaAATTTACCCCTTGATTATGGCTGATGGTGGATGCCACTTTATCCCACTGTAGCCCTCTCTACCAAGAGGAAGTAAAGGACCTCATCTGCTGCTCTCCTTCCGTGCCCTTAGCTTTCACTATGACAAAGCCTTGGTGTCTGAACTGGCAGATTTCTGCCACACTTGTATGTAGAGACTGTTTGCTCCTCTGCACATCCGGCTTGGTGGTCCAGCATGGACTAGCTTTTAGGGTGACTATCAGTTACTCCCGGGGATATTATTACTTAtagttctctcttcttctttaagAGAGACTAGGGGAGGTAGTTGCCATTGTGCCTAAGGCCATGGTGGTAGCAGGTTCATGCTATAAAGCATTAAAAAAGAGTGGGCCATGACCACCTCCCGAAAGTTCTTTAACTCTGTCTGGAAATGAATTATGTATTAATCACAGTTTGTCTTCTTATTTCTACAAGAACAGGTCGACTTTCTTAAAtgggtttttaactttttttttccttgcccatTCATCACTGGGCCTTGTGTTTTCCCAGGAGCGGAATATCATGGCAACTTATTAAAATTGCAAAGCTTATTAAAATTCTGGGCTACTTactttttatagttcttttttaaaattaaattaatttttttttacgaTGAAtcaaaatggatatttttctcctttccctattccagctaattttctttaaagaaagagaacaaatttctGAATTGGCTTTGCCCTGAAaatatatatgtctctttctacAAATCCAACCCCTCTCTGGCAGGAAGTGGGTAGCAGTTTCCTCACGGTCCTCTGCAATCatacattgatcagaattcttacaGCTTTTGAACCTCTTGGTTTTATAGTTGTTATTGTTCTGTTTCTGCTcccttcattctgcatcagttcatggaagtcttgcCAGGGAATCATCCCCTGTTGTCAATTTTTATGGCTCGCTGTTTTTCCTACTCCTTCACAGACCATTTGTTCAGTCATCCCCCCAGTTTCCTGTTCTTGCTGCTGTACAAAGTGTGGACTAGTCCATTGCTGTGGTCTCCTTCAGGGGCTTCTTAGAACTTAGGCTTATTCTGGCTCCTGAAGTCTCCACACTTGGGACTTGTGTCTTTTCTGTGCACGCTTGCAGATCTGGATGCTGCTCTCCCTTCCAACAATTACAAGCTGAGTGACTTTAGCAAGTCCCTTATTTaccctcatttttttctgggtgTCAGCTTTGAAATGGGAATGATATCCCTCCTGCCTAACAGATGCAGGCGACTTTTCTGGGTCTTTACCACCTTTGAGACAGGTGGCTCTATCTTCAGTGTCTAGCTATAGGACAAAGGGCGAGGGGCACATAGTAGACACGAGCAGGCTGCCACGTGTGATGCAAGAACAGTTACAGAGGAGCAGAGGTATTGTCCTTGGAGAAGGGAGCCGGCCTCGGTGGGAGTGCAAGGGACAGCGGATGGACAGAATGTGTGCTCCACTGACTCCACACAATATGAAGGAAACATGAGGAAAGCTTCTGGCACATAGCAAGGAAACCTTGTGCTGAATAAGAATGAGAAGGGGAATGGGAGTCACGCAGGAATGGATGAGAATCAGCTTTATTGGAGGGAATAATCACCTAATAAGAGTAGATAATATTctagaatattatagaatatatatatatatatatatatatgagatataacATATCTTATatgtaacatttaaaatatataaaagtatattatatataagatatataacaGATGTAAGATAtgtaacattatatattataaattattatatataatatgtaagaTATGCAgcattatgttatatattatatattatatgtaacatagattatatataatatataaaatatattatatatgatatatatgagataaggataaataataaagtttataaaatgctttaagacTTACAAAACACTGTACTTAGATTGTCCTGAGTATTTTATAtggtctacagttattttaaatagaatttctctttttatctactTCTGCTGTGTATGAATGGTAATATAAAGAAATGGCCCAAATCGTATAGCTAGTAGATGATGGAGCTGGGACTAGTTAGGGACTAGTTCTATATTCTGTTTTCATTGTGAGGATACTAGGGGATTAGTAGATAAAATGTTTACCCTGGAGTTAgatgaacctgagttcaaattcaaacatttactagctgtgtgactaagcAAATctcttaatcctgtctgccttaagtttccttatttatataaagagctggaggaggaaatggcaaatctttgccaagaaaacttcaaatttgTCATGAAAAATAGGACATGACTAATCAACTAAACAACCTCAAAAATTTGTATATTGTCTGCAGTTgtcttaaatggaatttctctttttatctttccatatgttatctcattcaGTCCTCATAATCACTCTGGGAAGTGGGTTCttgttgttatttccattttataggtgaggaaactgaggctggaagaggttaagtgacatgtttAGTATTTAGTATCCAAAGAAGGATTTCtgcttgggttttcctgactcagtcCAACCCAACAGTCTAGTCTCTAACATTAAGAAAGATTGTCACCAGAAGTCTTGAAtttgggaaaatgttttgcaGGAGGAATTCTAGTAGAATGTCTACTGCATCCTCAAGCATGGCTACCAGAACATGACCTGAATCCTGAGGGATGAGGGGCAGAGTCGGTAACATGATATTGTCTCTGATCTGGCTGTTTGTGGGGACCTTTGGCACTTGAGCCAAGCTTCCAGAGTCCGGACAGGCCAGTGTATGGATAAGATAACAAAGTAAACAATCCTAGGGTTGCCCAGCCGCTACGTGCTAAGGTCTTTGCATAGTCAGATCTCGTATTCTATAATGCTCCTTCTGGCTGAGGGTTTGCATTCTGGGGGTCTGTCACCCCCATTCAGAATTTAGCATTCTTTGCTCCGATCCCACTTAGTTCATATGATCTCCTTTCAGTTCTATCTGATGTTAAGTCATAGTTGCTTCTTGCTGAACTTTCAGGTCTTACAGGATTTTCCACCTACACAAAAAAGTGAAGCCAAAATCTTGAGCAAATGATTGTGAGTTTAATTTTGTGTTGTGCTTGGTACAGAGAGAGACGGGATCTCTGAACCACAGCCTGCCCCTGTTGGCACTGTGAATGCCAGCCCGCAAGGCTGCAGGAAATAGGTGCGGACAGCAGGAACTGTATCGCATGTCCCAACCTGAAGATGGACTACAGGGAGCCGAGATGTAAAAGTGACTGTCACATTTACCCATGACTTCATGGCAGCTGGGGAGCAAGACTGCACTGCCACTTTTATTCCAGAGCTCTCGGAAATTTGGGGAAAATTCTGTCCCTTCAGACTGTAGAGGAATGAAAATCAGTATAAGACACCATAATGTCTGCAGGGCACAAAATCATTTAAGAgctttagaaatatttaaaaaaggcACCATGAGCCTGATGTTACTTACAGTAGGAGCCAGCCCTTCCTCTCTGACTGAATTTAAAAGGGGACTCATCAGGAATATTTGGTGGGCACCTAAATGCCCGATCCTAACTAAAGATCAGATTAAGCTTCCAAAAGAATAATAACTAAAGCTTATTTAAgggtaccagacactgtgctaaacactttacaaaggAAGTTGAGAAAATGAAGTAAGAtagactttcccagagtcacacagctagtaaggctggatttaaactcattttttttctccagttcattttacagattaggaaactgaggcagagaagggtaagtgacttgcctagagtcacacaactagtaaatgttttagactgcatttgaatttaagttttcctgattccaagccaggCACTCCATCACATCATCtgaaatatttctcttcttttactttCGTCTTCCCAAtatcttggcacatagtaagcacataCTAAATATCTGTTGGTTTGAATCCAGTTGCTTGATATTTCTCATTCTTGTTTTGTCTTTTAGAAGGAGAATTCTTTGAAGGATGGTCTCCCACTCGGAGCTGAGAGAAATTTTTTGCTCTGCTGATGCCGTCTGTTTTGATGTTGACAGTACGGTCATTAGGGAAGAAGGAATCGATGAGCTGGCCAAGTTCTGCGGTGTTGGGGATGCTGTGTCAGAAATGTATGAGAATAATTAAACACTGGGCCTCTCTTCGGTCGGCCTAGCGTGAGAGTATTACTAGGGGAGGCTAGAACAGGGGTCAGAGTGCACCAGGTTTAGTCGTGGGCTTGCCTCCCAGCCTCCATTTTCCCATCTCTGAAATAAGGACTGTGGGGGGACTGGTCTATAAAaaataggtatatataaaatagatctatagtcaaatataaaatctatctATATTTAATATAGATCTATAGGTACCTATAATGCTGATATAGATCTATAGGTATCTATAGCATAGATATAGATCTAcagatataatatagatttagatctatgGGAATTTATAATATAGACATAGATCTATAGGAATCTATAATACAAATGTAGATCTATTGGTATTTATAATATAGATATCTATAACATAGATATAGATCTGTAGATATCTATAATACAGATACAGATCTATAGGTGTCTATAACGTAGATATAGATCTATAGGAATCTATAACCTAGATATAGATCTATAGGTATCTATAACGTAGATATAGATCTATAGGAATCTATAACATAGATACAGATCTATATAGGTATCTATAAAATCCTAGCAACTACTAGGTGTTCATCAGATGCAAGGACTCTGAGGCGGGTTATGTTGTGGAAAGGGCTGGCACCAGCAGTCTACCCACAGAATGCTCCTGATTAAGGTGGTGTTCCCTACTTTTGTCAGACTATTTAGACAGACTCACTCAGAGCCCCCTTCCTTCCCTGGTTGTGGCAGCTTTCTCTAGGATTCTAAAGGGTCTGTTACCCTCAGCCTGCATAATTATCCATTTTGGACCCCGTAGGAACAAAGGTTTGCAGCACTGTGGAGTTTCCAGGGAACCCCCCCTCCATCACCCAGCATTCCTGTCCTACTTTCTATAATAGCTTGGACTGGACTTCTGCCCCTGCCAGGTCAGACACAGGGAAAGCTTGTCTCCTCACAGAAGATACTCTTTGTCGACCCTTCTCAAGCCTGAGATAGCAGTTTAGGAAGCCCCTGGGCTGGGCCTTCTGAGAGCCCAAGCCCACAATATAGACCAGCATGGGTGACTCCACTAGCAGTCATTTCTTTGGCGGTGTGGGTACCTTGCTGGGCATGGGGTTGGAACTCATTGGCTGAATCTCCTTCTCAGGACCCGCAGAGCTATGGGTGGCGCAGTGACTTTCAAGGCAGCTTTAACAGAGCGATTAGCATTGATCCAGCCCTCCAGAGAGCAGGTGCAGAAGCTTCTCTCGGACCACCCTCCCCACCTCACGCCGGGGATCAGGTAAGAGGGAGCCGTGGCTCTCAGGAGTCCACAGACATCCTACCTCCATGGACTTCCAGTTGCACAGCCCAGGAAGGACCCAGTGCCCAGCTTCTAGAGAGACTGAAGGGAGATGTGCTGAGAGGGAGCTGGGTTCAGAGCCTCCCTCTGCCACTTACTGCCTGTGATCTAAAgtcattcttctttcctcctctgtacAAGGGGAACACTGCACtcagtccctcccagctctaagtCTGTGATCCTGTGCTGATAACTGATATTCTCACTTGACACTTTAGGGCCTGCTAAGTGGTACCTAGTCATAGACTCAGGAAAACTCAGACCCTGGACATATCATTTCACTCTATTTacttcagttacctcatctatcaaatgagctagagaaggaaatggcaaaccattccattgctttgtcaagaaaacagcCAAATTGGGATCACAGAAAGTCAGATATGACCAAAATGACcgaacaaaaacaaataaataaaatgacaccATGGATGtctcatatataattatttttaaaattaataatttagaaGTTAATAATTGCTCCAACCAAActagaagaattaagaagccatAAGCCCATGCAGAGGTCCTACtatgagatataaatatatttctggaGCCCTCTTTCTATGGGCTTCTCTTTGCTGATTTAATTTCTGTCACCCTTAGGGAGCTGGTGAGCCGTTTACAGCAGCGAAACGTTCAGGTCTTCTTAATATCTGGTGGGTTCAGGAGCATCGTAGAACATGTCGCTTCCAAACTCAATATTCCAGCCACCAATGTCTTTGCCAATAGATTGAAG
The Sminthopsis crassicaudata isolate SCR6 chromosome 4, ASM4859323v1, whole genome shotgun sequence genome window above contains:
- the PSPH gene encoding phosphoserine phosphatase, with protein sequence MVSHSELREIFCSADAVCFDVDSTVIREEGIDELAKFCGVGDAVSEMTRRAMGGAVTFKAALTERLALIQPSREQVQKLLSDHPPHLTPGIRELVSRLQQRNVQVFLISGGFRSIVEHVASKLNIPATNVFANRLKFYFNGEYAGFDESQLTAESGGKGKVIGLLKERFHFKKIVMIGDGATDMEACPPADIFIGFGGNVIRQQVKDNAKWYITDFGELLQELEK